The Eriocheir sinensis breed Jianghai 21 chromosome 48, ASM2467909v1, whole genome shotgun sequence genomic sequence AGTTTGATCCCCaggcaaaatataaacaaatgggTGGTTTCCTCACACCCTTGCTTGTCACCAGGCAGTTCTTAGGCATTGGGTACAAGTCAGGTATTGAGACATACATTCTGAGTAGGTGACGCTCATACATTTCCCATCATAGTCAAGAGGGAAAAAATCACACGAGGGTCCTAAGGATGTTTATAAACCTAACATTGTAATTCTTTATGTGTGAGTGTTGTTACTCTCTGCTTTTATCACCAGTTATCTCCATCAGCATGTATTGTGAAGATAGTATTAACAAAACCAAATATATACTACCATAtatgccttaacccggtagcagcggggaccatgtttcttaatggtccccccaaacgagaaaaatgagaaaaaaatcacccctcacacaaaccatttcataatatatatcaaagcatttgtgatgagattatgcatcatctattttgggggggttaaatcatggcacaaatttggcccgtcactgctacgtggtaaagccacaaatttggcccatcgctgctaccgggattTCTATTAACTGTATAGATTTCAGAGGAGATGGAATGAAGTGCTGAGGCAACACACAGCTTAGTTTACAGCACTCTCTTTAGTAATTTAAGAGCAGAAGCATCCAAAGACTTCAGGACAAATAATGGCAGTAAAACCATGAGCATATTCTCAGGTAACTGTTTCTATCCTGGGTATCAGAGCTTTCACATGTTACTCTTTACGATCCCTTTTTATTGCCTATCTCAAAAGTttaggttaagattcgttttaggtccgtgccagtatctcattacctaccttatgaaacatcagtatctcttcatatatcttttctacaaacctttaacagtcatggaaatgctttgaaaatccaattcaaggacttttttttttactcttgaataTAGGGGATAAtgttacgaaagcgcgtcgcctcctctgtcGACGGTGCagtcggtgttgcgagaaatacctccttgctgaaataagtcacatatacatgtggggggggtccaggggaggGGCtatgccccccctggttagaagggtgggtcgaggggggcgcagcccccccgttagtaggtcgtaaagttcggttggagtagtttaaatatgctccccgatcctaaaccctctgcgagctattttacttGGCTGACTGCAGCTGCGTCATcgcgtcgccagaggaggcgacgcgcttccgtaaacattatcccctattttcaagagtaaaaaaaaagtccttgaattggattttcaaagcatttccatgactgttgaaggtttgtagaaaagatatatgaagagatactgatgtttcataaagtagattatgagatactggcacggacctaatacgaatctttaccaaagTTTATACTATCATAAAACTATCTGGAAACATCATAATCCAACACACCTGCAGACAAGTCATGCTATTTCAGatcacaacaaaacaaaagaatacgCAAGAATCGAAATACAAAATTAACAAGTAAGATGCAAATTCCACCAAGCATGTAAACTCCTGAAGCCAAATGCACCTGGCAGAGCACCTTTAAAACTCATTCACTAGTGACTAGTCAATACTACTAAATTGTTCTTCCTGTGTACCCTGTGTGAAGGAAGCTGAGGTGTGTCGATCACTCACCTCAGTATGCACGTAATTCTAACACATGCAAGGTCTAACCCACATTGAAAATACTGTACATTATGACTACTAAAAAAGGAGTTTTGGTATACTTTCATGTGCTATGCCCAGTAAATTTTAAGCAAGAATACTGTACCTAACAAAAAACAATCAAACAGAACTGCCTGAGAGGAATGGCTGCAGATATATAAATTACATGTATCGGTAATGACTCCAAGGTTTTACGAGGACAAAGAAAAGTCAAGTTAGAGAGCATAAATAAAAGGTGACATGTAAGAGAATGATATGCAATCATACATATCGCAACCACCTATTCATGAAACAACTACTTACCTATTCACAAAACCCCGCACGAGTAGCCTAAAGACAACCCTATCAAAATCATAATGAGGAGGCTCGTGCCTTGGTTATTTCTCATGTGGACAAGGAACCAGCAAGCCACGAAACACAGGTTATAGGTGATACAGGAACAAAAGCAGCAATAACACACTGATGCCTTAttcaaccccacacacacacacacgctaagaAGAGAACCCTTTCAAATAACTGACAAAAGGAGAGACCTATGAAGCACTCAACTTTAGCTTAGGCCTACACACAACTTAAaagctttgacacacacacacacacgacacaaatTACAGGGATGTTTTGAAGATGACATCACAAAATACAAAGAATGACCAGCCACAGGAAGACAGGGAGGTATTCAAGGACAAATATTTAGGCTCTGACCCATCCAATTACAAAACACCCTTGCccacttcctttcccatcccataccAACTTTATACCCACCCCTCCCCACCTTAAAAACACCCATACCATAAATAATAGGCCATCATTTACTAAGCTTTCTCTACAGCATTGCAGCACAGGTAGTGGGCACAgcaacccctcccctctcctcccattcatctTGCACCCATGTTACTCACCCAAACAACCCATGACATAGGAAGTCTGTCATTATATAGATTCCTTTAGAGCATTTGAACACAGGTATTATATgtttaagggggggagggggggagaaggagccGATTCCCTccagctccctctctctccctccccttgtgAGTCACCGGCCCTTCTCCACCCCCACGTGTCCTTACTGAGAGCTTGAAAATGTGTAAATAAGGtataaataaggataaataaaggGCAAAATGGCGTCCTAGTCCCCCTATATGTGTCAACGTACTCCCATGTCCTCAACCCTCCCGCCTACCCCACACGTGTCTTTACCGGAAGCTTGTAAATTGGTAGCTTGGAAATAGGTAAATAAGGTATAACTATGGATAAATAAAGGGATAAATGGCGTCCTAGTCCCCCTATATGTGTCAAAGTGCTCCATGTCCTCAACTCTCCCGCCCACCCGCACGTGTCCTAACCGGAAGCTTGGAAATGGGTATAAGGGAACTAATTaagggagaataaaggggaaATGGTCTTGTACTCACCCTGAATGTGTCGAAGTGCTCCATGTCCTCTACCCTGCCGCTGTACTGCTCCTGGGCATGGTAATAACTCCCACGGCGCGAGGACGAGGCCATACCCGACACACACCGCACTCAAAAAaagcacaaaacacacaaaaaaagcacacacacaccctctcactAAGGCCAAGGGTGGGAAAACATGTGCTCGACCTCCTTGCCAGCTACATCAACCACCGCCTCccgcctcctctgtctccttcctcgcTCCTATGTCCCTCTCAGCCCGCCGCCAGGGAGGAGCATGACCTTACGCATCACTCCAGGGCCTCCTCCACGCCCAGGGTCAGGTCAAGATCAAGGTCCGGGTCAGGTCAAGGTGTGGAGGGAGAAACAGTCTCTCCGCCTCGGtcacctgccgccgccgccacacaacAGGGAGTGGGGATTGACAGATGGCCGACCCGCCTTTTTCGTATATTTCTGCCTCCTCAGCGTCTTCCAGGgctcttttcttgtatttctagAGCTTTTCAGAACTTATTAAGGCAACGGGGATGAGCACTGGGGCCACGAGCATCAGGGAGTGGGGATTGACAGATGGCCGACCCGCCTTTTTCGTATATTTCTGCCTCCTCAGCGTCTTCCAGGGCTCTTTTCGTGTATTTCTAGTGGTTTTCAGAAGTTATTAAGGCAACGGGGATGAGCACTGGGGCCACGAGCATCAGGGAGTGGGGATTGACAGATGGCCGACCCGCCTTTTTCGTATATTTCTGCTTCCTCAGCGTCTTCTAGGGCTCTTTTCATGTATTTCTAGAGGTTTTCAGATGTTCTTAAGGCAACGGGGATGAGCACTGGGGCCACGAGCATCAGGGAATGGGGATTAACAGATGGCCGACCcacctttttcatatatttctgctTCCTCAGCGCCTCCTAGGGCTTTTTTCGTATATTTCTGCCTTCTCAGCGTCTCCCAGGGCTCCTTTCGTGTATTTCTCGAGCTCTTCAGATATTTTTAaggcaacggagatgagcactgaggccaagcGCAGCAAGGAGTGGGGATGGACAGATGGCCGACCCGCTTATTTTAATATTCCTGCCCCCGCATCGTCTTGTATGGCGTTTACTTAAATAATTTCTGACCCTCACATCATTCTTTGGGCAGCAGAGTAACCTATATTCTACTCCcctattggaaagaaaggaaactatgAGGAAAGAAACTTGAGGAAAGAGAAACTTGACAGAAGAGTATCTACCTGCCTATTGGAAAGCAAGGAAACTCTATGAGGAAAGGAACTTGAGGAAAGAGAAACTTGGCAGAATAAGAGTATCTACCCGCTTAttggaaagaaagcaaggaaactcTATGAGGAAAGAGAAACTTGACAGAAGAGTATCTACCCGCCTATTGgaaagaaatcaaggaaactCTATGAGGAAAGAAACTTGGCAGCTGAGTAAAGGAAACTCTATGACAAAAGAAACTTGAGGAAAAAAACTTGCCACCAGAGTATAgcctatctatccacctattgGAAAGACAGGAAACTATGAGGAAAGAAACTTGACAGCTGAGTAAAGGAAACTCTATGACGAAAGAAACTTGAGGAAAAAGACTTGGCACCAGAGTATAgcctatctatccacctattgGAAAGACAGGAAACTATGAGGAAAGAAACTTGAGGAAAGAAACTTGACAGAAGAGCATCTACCTGCCTATTGGAAAGAAACAAAActccacaggtaaaaaaaaaaaaaaattggaaacagTCAGACGAGAATGAATAAATTACTGATCACTAGGAAACAATAAATCTCCCTATCAATGTAATGTAAAGTTGAGGAAGAAGTGATGGGAAGAAATTACTTTAGGCCAGCAGAGAAGagaaggtgtttgtttgtgttgagagGCAGGCACAGGCAGGGGGGCAGCAGGCAGCCACTCAGCAGGTAGGGGACACCTCAGCACTTGGCAGGGAAGACACTCAGCACCTGGGGAGGAGTAGGGCGGCTGCAGGGACACAGGAGATAGGAACAATAGAGGAATGGGATGTCAGAGGGAGAGGTAAAATGGTGATGTAATTCCTGCAAAGGCTGAGGGTGGCTTATGGGGGTCAAGGAAAGGGTTGGGGTTATGGGGTGTAAGGGGGTGTGGTTGTGAAGGATATGGGGGTGTAAGGGGGTGTGGTTGTGAAGGATATGGGGGTGTAAGGGGGTGTGGTTGTGAAGGATATGGGGGTGAAAGGGGTGTAGTGTGGGTGGGGTGAGGGTGGTGTATGGGGGTCAAGGAAAGGGTTGGGGTGATGGGGGTgtaagggtgtgtgggtgtgaaaggGGTGTAGTGTGGGCATTGGTTTTGATGTGGGTGGGGTGAGggtgaaggaacacacacacacacacacacacacacatgtaggggTAAGGAGTTCTTGGAGAAAGTTTGGGCAGTGCGTACTGGATAGGCTGGACTCATGTAAATATGTGGTATTATTCCCTTTGTGCGATGtgaagcttcttcttcttcttcttttgacccgtaatgctttgtatcgcttcttaggtcctcctcctctcattcctcacttcttcttattcacacaccttccttttcagtgttacgtAATTTTCTAAACTGAATTAAAGTCACTTTCTGTACAAGCAATACATGGCCGTATGCCACCACAAATCACTCATTCGCGAGACATTAATTTTTAGGATATGGTCTGGGGATTTATTTCCGTTCATTGCATTTTGGCAGCATGGCACAGGTCAGGTATGGTTAGGTttagatttagttaagttaggttaggttagatttagtttggtaGGGTTTATTACATATGAATTAAGTGTGGCATTGCTCTGTTGGTTGTTGTCACTGGCATTCAGCGGGTGTTCTTATGCAATTTTACCGAATGTTCTGGTCAGTGCCACCAGTTCCCTCTGTACTTCTGTATTACAGGTTCAACCCAAGCCATCATAAAGGCTTTAGTCACTGCCAGATGGAGTGACTGCCTCCCAAACCAAGACCAAGATCAAGTAGTGACAGGCATTCAGCAGtaaccagcaggaggaggaggaggatgaccacGCCAGCCCGGGAGCTTAGTAAACAGACCACCTGACTGCCCTAGGTCCAACACGCCACACGCAGGTACTGCCACCAAACCCTCTTATTGCGTGGCCATCAGCCTTTCTCTCGCCTGCTGGATGGACTAGTTCTGAAGGTTGGAAATACATAACACTGGAAATTATCATCAGGGAAAGGGGAACAAAATTGCCAATACACCAATAACTGCCAAAACAAGTATCAATTAAAAGTAACCCGGTGACTAATTCAGTTGaggaagacaaaacacatcagAAAAAAATTCACCCACCCTAATATGTGTGTTTCAGGGTGGCCACTATAATGGTGGAGGCCCATGAGGGCGTGGTGGTCGCCATGCGGTATCTGGCTCCCTTGTCTCCGTAAAACTGACCATTGCCAAGTGGGGGTCGCCATGACTCCTGACATCTACCACGAGAAGcaggtaaaagagaaaaagtgaatatGAATACATGGAAATATTGCTTCTAAGATGTATATGTACAGAGTAAGGTCAGTTTGTTCTTCAGAAATTAGGATAGTCTCCATTTTATGTTAATATAGCATATAACTTGTTTTGTATCTTGTAGATCAAGGAGTTGTGTGCCCTGCATTCCTTAAACAACCTTTTCCAAGATGGTGCTGCATTTGCCAAGAGTGAGCTGGACAACATATGTTATGCTCTCTCTCCAGATAACTGGTTCAACCCTCACAAATCTCTCTTAGGAACAGGCAACTATGATATCAATGTAATCATGGCAGCCTTGGTCTCCAAAGGCTGTGGAGTCATATGGTTTGATAAGAGAAAGTAAGTGTGAAGGAATGAGTTTCTGTCATAAGTATAAAGAAAATCATAAGCTTTGCATTGATGGCTATATGAAGGCCAAGATGACTAGAAAAGTTTAATTATAAAAGTGAAGCCTTGATATGATGATGCTAATATAGGAAGTAAAATGTATATACGGTACTCTTTATACTCTTACCAGTGTTTTTAtctagggccgtattacaagtcaaatccgagaagtttcgggtccctacaaaggtcggtttaggggctgtactacaagtccaatccgagaagttttgggtccctacagagttcgggatgaattactctgtagggacccgaaacttctcggattggacctgtaatacggcccctaaaccgacctttgtagggacccgaaacttctcggattggacctgtaatacggcccctaaaccgacctttgtagggacccgaaacttctcgggtttgacttgtaacaCGGCCCATAATCCTAAAACTTACAACCTTGTACATTTTCCTTTCAGAGACCCTCAAGTATTGATGTTAGAGAAGGTGGTGGGGTTCATCCTCAACGTCCCCTCCGAGTACCGGCTGGGCCCCGTTCAGCTGCCCCTGCGCAGGAAACACTGGATTGCCATTCGCAGCATACGGGGAATATACTACAACCTTGACTCAAAGCTTGAAAATCCAGAAATAATTGGAAAAGTAAGTATAGTATGGTGAGTGTATTGTTGACAGCACCACCTGCCAAATACTCACCATATCATTTAATTGATCAAAGTTAACATTTGGCATTCAGTCTTCAACAatacttttcttcattatttaattCTCCATAAATTTATTATCCATCCATTTATTTAAGAGTGTCTTTTCATAAGTTAGGCTTGTTTTTTTAAGGCAAAACTTTGGCCCTTCAGGAGCAGGAGTTAATCAACTACCTGCGTGAGGAGCTGAAGCACAAGGACAAGGAGCTGTTCGTGGTGGTGACGGAGGAAGTGGAGCGGCTGCGGGCATGGTGCTGCCCGCAGCCTAACCACACCACGGCGGCGGTGACCGCCAGTACAAACTATGCTGAGGACATTGAGTTCCCAGCAGACATGATGAGTACAAATTGTTTAGTCAATGGGAAAGAGTTGCAATCTGGGGATGCATTCAACCCCCCAGGACTGTCTTTCATAGATCAAGAGCCAGGGGGACCTGATAGATGGTCTGTGGGGGAGGCCATGAAGGCAAGTCAAGAAACActataggtagataaatatactTAGGCAAAAGTAATACAGATAGAGTAtattatatttacacacacagaaCTTGACTATAAACTGCCATTGTGCATAATGCAGTGTCTTCACTACAATAGTGTTATGGAGTTTGGTACAAAGTGAAAATTTGTTATCAGTGACTCAGTTTAAAGTGttcgaaaaaaaaagaggagctgAAAGTGTTAATATTTAAAAAGTTATGTGACTCAAATTTTATGAAGTAGTGTGTAGACTCCATTGTGATTATAATGTAATCAGGTGTGTCAGTTATCTGGTAAAGGTGTCTCAAGTACAAGACGCACCTGTCATTGAACATGGGCATAATGAGCATACATACATTATGGAGTGTTTGATTCAAGCCTGTGGGGTACCTCACTGCCATAGCTTAGTCCACAGTAGTAATGTAAGACTGTTGGCTGTTCATATGTTATATATACAAGTAATTCAATATTTGCATGGAAACTTTTCTATCATGTCTCTGCATTTTTTGATAATTAAACAAGCCAAG encodes the following:
- the LOC126981547 gene encoding josephin-1-like encodes the protein MRAWWSPCGIWLPCLRKTDHCQVGVAMTPDIYHEKQIKELCALHSLNNLFQDGAAFAKSELDNICYALSPDNWFNPHKSLLGTGNYDINVIMAALVSKGCGVIWFDKRKDPQVLMLEKVVGFILNVPSEYRLGPVQLPLRRKHWIAIRSIRGIYYNLDSKLENPEIIGKEQELINYLREELKHKDKELFVVVTEEVERLRAWCCPQPNHTTAAVTASTNYAEDIEFPADMMSTNCLVNGKELQSGDAFNPPGLSFIDQEPGGPDRWSVGEAMKASQETL